A window of the Nitrospirota bacterium genome harbors these coding sequences:
- the hemL gene encoding glutamate-1-semialdehyde 2,1-aminomutase, which yields MTRSQILFEKAKKLIPGGVNSPVRAFKAVGGNPLFIKKAQGSTITDEDGNRYLDFVLSWGPMILGHSHPLILDKIRKGLNHGTSFGASTSLEIDMAGLIHQAMPSIEMVRMVSSGTEAALSAIRLARGYTGRNKILKFEGCYHGHSDSLLVKAGSGAATLGIPDSAGIPRDFAKHTLTGTYNDLGSVNRLVKKFGSDLAAIIVEPVAGNMGLVLPSEGFLEGLRKISSRNGNLLIFDEVITGFRLSYGGAQEYYGISPDLTCLGKIIGGGLPVGAYGGKRKIMSHISPMGAVYQAGTLSGNPLAMRAGIAALQLLKKKKPYDSLAKKTSFLAEEIRKAGKKENIALSVNQIGSLFTPFFTSRSVTDYPSAKSSDTRRYGRFFNLMLKERIYLPPSQFETSFLSTAHSDRDLEKTILAVRKVFKKL from the coding sequence ATGACTCGATCGCAAATACTCTTTGAAAAAGCCAAAAAGCTGATACCTGGCGGGGTAAACTCTCCAGTCCGGGCATTCAAAGCGGTGGGTGGAAATCCGTTATTTATCAAAAAAGCACAGGGATCAACCATAACTGATGAAGATGGAAATCGATACCTCGACTTCGTCCTATCATGGGGTCCGATGATTTTGGGGCATTCACACCCCCTCATCCTGGATAAAATACGGAAAGGGCTGAATCATGGAACAAGCTTTGGAGCATCGACTTCGCTAGAGATTGATATGGCCGGGTTAATTCATCAGGCGATGCCATCTATCGAAATGGTCCGAATGGTCAGCTCCGGAACGGAAGCCGCGTTAAGTGCAATCCGGCTCGCCCGCGGATATACGGGAAGAAACAAAATATTAAAATTTGAAGGATGCTACCACGGCCATTCGGACTCACTACTTGTCAAGGCTGGTTCCGGAGCCGCGACGCTTGGGATTCCTGACAGCGCTGGAATTCCGAGAGATTTTGCAAAACATACCCTGACCGGCACCTATAATGATCTTGGATCGGTCAATCGTTTAGTCAAAAAATTTGGATCGGATCTGGCGGCCATTATCGTGGAACCCGTCGCAGGGAATATGGGACTCGTTCTCCCTTCAGAAGGCTTTCTGGAGGGGTTAAGGAAAATCTCCTCGCGAAATGGAAATCTCCTGATCTTTGATGAAGTCATCACGGGTTTCCGTCTTTCCTATGGCGGAGCCCAGGAATATTACGGGATCAGTCCCGACCTCACCTGTCTGGGAAAAATCATTGGAGGAGGATTGCCGGTCGGAGCTTATGGCGGCAAAAGAAAGATCATGTCCCATATTTCCCCCATGGGTGCTGTCTATCAGGCGGGAACGCTTTCGGGAAACCCTCTTGCCATGAGAGCCGGAATTGCCGCGCTTCAGCTCCTCAAGAAAAAGAAGCCTTATGATTCACTTGCAAAAAAGACTTCATTTCTCGCCGAAGAAATTCGAAAAGCGGGTAAAAAAGAGAACATCGCACTTTCTGTTAACCAGATCGGTTCGCTCTTTACCCCCTTTTTCACTTCCCGATCCGTTACCGACTATCCATCGGCAAAGAGCTCCGATACCCGTCGATATGGAAGGTTTTTCAACCTGATGCTTAAGGAAAGGATCTATCTCCCACCTTCACAGTTTGAAACTTCATTTCTTTCTACGGCCCATTCCGACAGAGATCTGGAAAAAACGATCCTTGCAGTCCGAAAGGTGTTTAAGAAACTTTAA
- a CDS encoding HAD-IA family hydrolase — translation MKEFDLLIFDLDGTLLDTKGDLALAVNLCLKELGFPEREVETIYSYIGDGVRKLLGKAIGIESGPEFENAIQVFRRHYLNHLVDSTTFYPGVEEVLKYYEQKHRAVVTNKPADYTSRIMDGLKIRDYFTLIVGSLPETRLKPDPQMLLEVIEDLEVAPERTLMIGDGVNDIQAARSAGASSCAVGYGLTQPDRLKAAQPDYYCDDILQIRNWIK, via the coding sequence ATGAAAGAATTTGATCTACTCATATTTGATCTGGACGGCACCCTTCTCGACACCAAAGGAGACCTGGCCCTCGCTGTCAACTTATGTTTGAAAGAACTTGGATTTCCCGAGAGAGAAGTTGAGACCATTTACAGTTACATCGGAGATGGTGTCCGGAAACTGCTGGGAAAGGCAATCGGAATAGAGTCGGGACCCGAATTTGAAAATGCAATACAGGTATTTCGAAGACACTATTTGAATCACCTGGTTGATTCCACCACTTTTTATCCTGGTGTCGAAGAAGTTCTGAAATATTACGAACAGAAACATCGGGCGGTTGTGACCAATAAACCGGCCGATTATACCTCCAGGATTATGGATGGTCTCAAGATCAGGGATTATTTCACATTGATTGTCGGGAGTCTGCCGGAAACTCGCCTGAAACCTGATCCGCAGATGTTGCTTGAAGTCATCGAAGACCTCGAGGTTGCTCCGGAGAGGACTTTAATGATCGGGGATGGCGTCAATGACATTCAGGCTGCGAGAAGTGCCGGTGCAAGCTCCTGTGCGGTGGGTTATGGACTGACCCAACCTGATCGACTCAAAGCCGCTCAGCCGGATTACTATTGCGACGACATTTTACAAATTAGGAACTGGATAAAGTAA